aaattctttgattgtgagagtgtgagagagattaattgtttttgttcatgggagagagaaagattgactgacgtgagagagagagagagagagagagaggggaagggagagaaatctCGTGCAggaagacgaacaagaagaaaCCGTGTCAGCATTGGGTGGAGTGtgggagttggaggaggaggaggagagcagaggcAGTGGAGGCCGACCAACACCTGTGGACAGccctaagaggaggaggagcaagaggaggaggacatgcaCCACCATGGATATCCCTCTTGACCTGAAGCTGTTCATGAACAACACCACCCAGAAGGTGTACAAGTGTGACCAGTGCAATGCCTCCTACTCGGACAAATCTTACTTCGACCTGCACAAGCAGACGCACCagaagggcggcggcggcggcggcgagaaTGGCGGGGAGGGcgaggtggaggcggaggagctGCCGGCCACGGTGCAGATCGTGATGCCGGCGCCTGCCCACCAGCATGACCCACAGGTCctgcaggagcagcagcagcttaCCGCCTTCAAGCGTGCCTACGGCGGTGAGCTGCACCAGATCTATGAGATAACACCCTCCACGCGCTATCAGGTGGTGACCTCCGGCACGCCCCACGTGCTGACGGCCGTCACCCTCACCTCACTGCCTGTGCAGGTCTCTGGCACCGTCACGGGCCAGGTCACCTCACTGCCGTCCTACACCACGCCCACCTATGTGTTGACGGAGCAGCCAGCTGCCCCGCAGCAGGGGGTGGCTGCCCCCCGCACTGCCACGCTGCACCAGGATGTgactcagcagcagcagcagcagcagcaccaggaccaccaccaccatcaccaccaccaacaggcaacggtgcagcagcagcaacagcagcagcaacaacaccaacaccaacaccaacaacaacaacaacagcagcaacaacagcagcagcagcagcagcagcaacaacaacaacaacaacaacaacaacaacaacagcagcagcagcagcaacaacaacaacaacaacaacaacagaccacTGTACAGCATCAGCAGGCCActgtgcagcagcagcagcaggccacGGTCCAGCAGCAGGCCAGTGTGCAGCAGggcgggcagcagcagcagcagcggctgGTGATTGCGCTGGACCCAAAGGAGCGGCCGTACAAGTGTGACCAGTGCACGGCATCATTCATTGACCACGGGGAGCTGGTGGAGCACAAGAAGAAGCACAGCGGGGACGGCCCCTTCACCTGCGAGGACTGCCACTTTACCTTCATGTACAAGAGTCACTTCCGCAGCCACAAGACACGCTGCCTCAAGAAGCGCGCCCTCATGCCGCACCCACCCAAGCCCATCCTCAACCCCGGCCCCATCAAGCGCCAGTTCCCCACCCACCAGACACCTCAGAAGGCCCAGCCCCCTGCCCCTCAGCAGCCACCGCCCCCGCCGGTGCAGCACCACCACGCCCCAGCCGCTGCCACCCGCACCGGGGGCCGCACGGGGGGCCAGCACACCCGCCAGGCCTCGGGAGGTGGCACCCCCTCCTTCAATCCCAGCAACCCCACCTTCAAGCGACAGCGCAAGGAACAGCGGCTGGACCGGCCCTTTGAGTGCCAGGAGTGCGACGCATCGTTCCAGACGGCGCAGGACCTGCAGACCCACAAAGCCAAGCACACTGGTGAGGGCCCCTTCAAGTGTGAGGAGTGCCGCTTTGTCTTCCTCTACCGCAAGCTGTACGAGGCGCACCGCCGCCGCTGTGAGAAGAAGCGCAAAGACCTTGGCCTGGCCGCTGCCACCACCCAGGCACAGCCCCAGGTCCAGGCtgtgcaacagcagcagcaacaacaacaacaacaacaacagcagcaacagcagcagcagcagcagcagcagaccacAACCACGGTGGCAGCGCCAGCCCAGGTGGTGCAGACAGTGGCGGGACAGCAGGTGCAGATCCATGGCGGCCGTGCCACACTGGCGGCTGCTCCCACCACAGTGCAGCTGTCCGGCCCCATCCAGATTCATGCCACGGCCGTGCCAGGCCACCCCCAGGCTGCTGTGATAGACATGCGGTCGGTGCAGGGTGGGCAACAGGGGCAGCAGGTGCAGACGCTGCAGCACCCCGCACTCATAGAGCAGGTGATTCACGTCACACCGGTGCCCACCACGCTGCCCGGCGGCCGCCAGGAGATCAAGTACGACATCGTGCAGAATCCTGTGGACGTGTCTGACGTGAACCAGATCATGAACCTCATCAAGGTGAAGGGACACCCACAGTAGTGCCAGACAGCTGCTGCTGCCTTCTCTAGCTGTGCCGTGTTGCTCACAGGGTGACACAGTGCCAGCTGGTGCCATCCCGCCCCCCAGGCACCCAGCGCTGCCTGGCATGTGACGCGGTGTGTGCACTGCGTCTGCAGGAAGTTGCTCGTGTGTGAATGCGTCTGGtgctggacagacagacagacacagacgggTGTGCAGTGTGTAATGAACAATTTTACCTCCCAGGGGGCGGTGCCCCACCCCGGGTCCCTCAGGAGTGCCAGGCCGTGCAGCAATCACAGCGGTGCCGCAGCCCCACGCTGTGCTGCGCTGCGCTCCGGGCGCCGTgttagtctattttttttatcgttcctTAATCTGTAAGACAAGATAACAAGTAAAGATGACAAGAAGGCAGCCTTTCTCTCCACACACCCTGTGGCTGTGAGcttttgtagtggtggtggtactagtagtagtagtagtagtagtagtgaaatagTGACAGTAGTACAgtgagtggtagtggtggtggtggtggtggcagcagtggagTACAAACAGTAGGAAGTAGGAAGTGTCATTGTTACCCGCCGTGTGTTGTGTTCTCCTCTGCGTGGTGGAGCTGTCCCTCCACCTTGCTGTGCATCGCTGCCTCGGCCAGCCAGCAGCACACTCCTTGCTCCCACTGACCACCACCAACTCAACCTTGTCTGTCCATCTGCCAGCACACCTTCAACACcttggccaccaccaccaccaccacaacctcctccacATGTCTGCCATCTTGTTCTTTCCACcagccttcctctctcactaccTTCAGttttacaccttttttttcacaactcTTTACTCACAGTGTGTACCTGTactgcttctctctcctcatttccgTGCATTCCATCAGTATATGTGCACTCAAACAACTCTCtcacttttattcctccttcagtATGATGCTTTTTTTCACAAACTCTTCACTTTCACTCTTCACAGTGAGGTCATGTCATCTCTGTGTACATTTCCACTCATTCCATCACTAAATCTGTCTTCACTTGCATTCACACTATTTCTTTCACATGCACtcactgtttatttactttttttttttctctccacaacGTGACTGTAAAATCTCTGCgttttattttcactcattccATAACAAATGGGGACTGCCACaagtaggcctgatggcttcctgcatcaACCCTGTGTTCTTGTATGTTGTTATGAGCTTTGAAAGACTGGACAagtgtatggatggggatgacaggtggaaacaggcaggtgcattttatacagggactgccaccaacccttgtgttcttgtgttgcaTGTTGTTATGAGCTTTGAAAGACTAGATAAGTGTTTGGATGGGGATGAAAAGTGGAcacaggcaggtgtgttgtatacagggactgccacgtgtaggcctggtggcttcctgcaccaaccttgtgttcttgtgttcataATACTGTTCTCTACACACTTCCAttgctctcaccctctctcatcttgtcaagctctctctctctctctctctctctctctctctctctctctctctctctctctctctctctctctctctctctctctctctcttatacagaCAGTTAATCTCACCCTCTCAGAATCAATGACTCACTCTTGTCAGTTTCTTAATACATTCAATTACCTCCCTCTGTTAATTTGTAGCACTTCACTTGATAATGTGTCTGGTTTCATTGTCTTgtcatttttagtaatgtcggcCATGTTTGTACCCTCCCACAATTCTGATTACTATTGCTGTTTTAATTTAGCATTTTACTTGCtgtgaatgtttgttttgtggcacttcttttcttttctttaactttgtgactgccacttggtacacctttccctaatcaccaatcactgagaaatctttacttgttctgcagccacaccCAATCTTTAATTGCAAAAAGTGTTTTCATCCATAACTTTCTTGCAGATCCTTATAAAGACTGTGTATGGTGGTGATTATTATCTTCTAgcaaagtgaaagggttaaatcactctctctctctctccctctcttttctcaaaATAATTCCTTCCATTTCTATAAATCTCTCTTCTCAAaaatccttctttctttaaatcTCTCCTCAAAATCCTTTCTTTAAATCAGTCTTTCTAAgtaattccttccctttcttcatcataaataaaattttctctttttcaaaattctttcccttttagaccaatctctctctctctctttccacactGCTGCTGTGCTCTGCTGCTTGCCTCCTGTCAGTGTTGGCAGAATGCAACCACCTGGATCTTCATACACTCATCTTCCTCTCATACATCTTGCAAGTAATGTATGGCTATCTTTCACATTTTAAACTTGCCTTTTAGCTTTAccaacttttttctcttttacctcttAAAAGTGATCATTTGCCATGCCTCTCACGTGTACAGagccatttctttctctcttgcctcTTAAAAGTGATTTGACATGCCTCTTGCTTCTGTTAACTTTCTCTTGTACCTGTAAAGTGATTGGCATgcctctcttttctatttctctcttacCTCTTAAGTGATTATATGAAGTTTTCATTTGtacccatttctttctcttacctcttcAGTGATAATTTGACATGCTTTTCTCTTCTATAAACTCACTTCTCGCTCTCACACCCCCTAAGTGACTTGTCATTCAAAGATTTCACCAATTTCTGCTTCAATgtctccacacacaccacctcccctcttctcaGTCTCTCACTCGGTTCCAAAAGTGTAACATTCATGACTTCAAGACCTCCTAGCTTGACTCAGTGGGATTGCTACAAAGCCACAAGGGTTAACTTGACAAAACacaagcagtagtagcagcagctcatctctataccaggctggcaatcacaCGCGGGGCAGCCCATACAAGGcaccaaacaaacacatacacaccctcacatcttcacactcttagccccatcaCCCCTGGTGGGGAGGGTAGCTCTGTAAAACGCAACCATCCAACAAAGccacagaacaaacacaaaatcacacacacccATCCGCCTAACAAAGGCAAGCCACACGcatgaacacaaacacacatccaaTCGTCCAACCAAGCGAACCATCACTAAACTAGCACTCCCAATAGaaccacacacacccatccatttaacagggaaaatataaaagaatacatCCATCCTTGCAAGATATAACAACccccctcaaacacacacacacacacacacacacactatcaaggAAACCATACcagcaagacacacacacatcctcataACGTTTATTTAATCCTGCCACTGCGTCACACTCTAAGCAGCGTGCCTGGGGTCCTTCTTGGTACCGCGGATCAGACCGGTCCTGCGGGCAGCGATGAGACCAACCTTCCTACCGGCACACTTTCCTCGGGACACGGTGGAAGCCTTGCCAATGTGCTGGTGGTTACCTCCTCCGTGCGGATGCTCTACCGGGTTCATGGCCACACCGCGAACCTTCGGCCAACTGTTCCTCTTCACGCGGTACTTGTGGTAAGCACGGCCGGCCTTCAGGATGGGCTTGTCAATACGTCCACCACCCGCCACGATACCTgagggtgggttaggttaggtttgaggGTGAAGGCTtactggttaggttaagtttggttgggttggtTCAGGAGTGCTAACTCTACGGTAGCAGACCGTagagttaggttaagctagttGTGGGGCTGTGTAGGCTGCAAGATTAATGGGTGAGGATGCAGCAGTGTCTATGAGtggcaataaataaagatggtgccagaactgaaggaaaagaatttTGAAGTGACATGAGATTAACAACACtggcagagagaagagaaaggggagacttgataacaatgtacaaattaattAAGCATTTGGAAAAGATAGACACTCAAGTTTTGGAGATACATATGAATGAGGGAACAAGATGTACAAGAGgacatacaaaaacattaaaaacagtATATATctcagtgacatcaagaaatatattTTCTCATACTGAAGCATTGATTTGATGCATTGATCTCTGGAACAGTTTAAGTGAGGCGGTGGTCACAGCTGTTAGTGTgacaaaatttaaagaaaaattggATAACagcagatatggagacaggacaaatgaCCTTTAGCTCAGACCTGGtccaatacaactaggtaaacacacacacacgcaccaatCATGGCACGGTTGGCAGAGGGCAGCACTTTCTTGGCGCCGGAGGGCAGCTTCACCCTGGTCTTCTTGGTCTCTGGGTTGTGGGCGATGACTTGGGCATAGTTGCCAGAGCCACGTGCGATGCGGCCGCGGTCACCTGTCTTCTCCTCCAGGTTGCACACGATGGTGCCCTCAGGCAGCGTGCCGATGGGCATCACGTTGCCCACGTCCAGGTTGGCTGTGGATGAGGCAAGTtgtacacaagaacacaagggttggtgcaggaagccatcaggcctacacgtggcagtccctgtatgaaacacacctgcctacttccacctgtcatccccaacTTGTCTAGTCTTCCAAAGCTCATAACataaaacacaagaacacaagggttggtgcaggaagccaccaggcctacacgtggcagtccctgtatgagacACACCTGCCTGTCTCCACCTGTCACGCCCATCCATACACCTGTCCAATCTTCTTTCaaggctccctaatgactcaccactaacagcctgactactgagtccactgcattcatccaccactctatttgagaaccaattccttcctgtctctttcttgaacctaaatttttcaagcctgaacccattacttcttgttctctcctgattactgatcctgagagtTTTACTGACGTCACCCTTGTTACGTCCCCTGCACCACTTCCACACTTCCATCAGGCCCCCTCTTAACCtgcgcctctctaaggaatggaCAGTTCAAAGCTTCTCTCTCGTAAGGAATGCCCCTCATCCCCTGCATCCTTTTAGCCAACCTCCTC
This window of the Scylla paramamosain isolate STU-SP2022 chromosome 49, ASM3559412v1, whole genome shotgun sequence genome carries:
- the LOC135095552 gene encoding uncharacterized protein LOC135095552; amino-acid sequence: MDIPLDLKLFMNNTTQKVYKCDQCNASYSDKSYFDLHKQTHQKGGGGGGENGGEGEVEAEELPATVQIVMPAPAHQHDPQVLQEQQQLTAFKRAYGGELHQIYEITPSTRYQVVTSGTPHVLTAVTLTSLPVQVSGTVTGQVTSLPSYTTPTYVLTEQPAAPQQGVAAPRTATLHQDVTQQQQQQQHQDHHHHHHHQQATVQQQQQQQQQHQHQHQQQQQQQQQQQQQQQQQQQQQQQQQQQQQQQQQQQQQQQQQTTVQHQQATVQQQQQATVQQQASVQQGGQQQQQRLVIALDPKERPYKCDQCTASFIDHGELVEHKKKHSGDGPFTCEDCHFTFMYKSHFRSHKTRCLKKRALMPHPPKPILNPGPIKRQFPTHQTPQKAQPPAPQQPPPPPVQHHHAPAAATRTGGRTGGQHTRQASGGGTPSFNPSNPTFKRQRKEQRLDRPFECQECDASFQTAQDLQTHKAKHTGEGPFKCEECRFVFLYRKLYEAHRRRCEKKRKDLGLAAATTQAQPQVQAVQQQQQQQQQQQQQQQQQQQQQQTTTTVAAPAQVVQTVAGQQVQIHGGRATLAAAPTTVQLSGPIQIHATAVPGHPQAAVIDMRSVQGGQQGQQVQTLQHPALIEQVIHVTPVPTTLPGGRQEIKYDIVQNPVDVSDVNQIMNLIKVKGHPQ
- the LOC135095554 gene encoding large ribosomal subunit protein uL2-like produces the protein MGRVIRAQRKGAGSVFKSHTHHRKGKPALRPVDYAERHGYIRGIIKTIIHDPGRGAPIAEVHFRDPYRYKTRKELFLAAEGMYSGQFVYCGKKANLDVGNVMPIGTLPEGTIVCNLEEKTGDRGRIARGSGNYAQVIAHNPETKKTRVKLPSGAKKVLPSANRAMIGIVAGGGRIDKPILKAGRAYHKYRVKRNSWPKVRGVAMNPVEHPHGGGNHQHIGKASTVSRGKCAGRKVGLIAARRTGLIRGTKKDPRHAA